The genomic stretch CAAAATGAGCATCTGAAGAAAGAACATTATGTTTTGTGCTAGCTTTGAAGCAGCTTTATACCTGCTGAAGCCCTTTCACAAATCACATCAGCAACAAACCCATAACTTGTGTGCCAAAGTTTGCCTCCTTGTGAATTTGAGGGAGCTAATTTTGTATCACAAAAATGGCAGTTGTAGGCAGTAAGGGAACTCACAAGTGAGTTGTGTCACTACTATTGTTACTATTCCTCAACCAACATATGCTTCTTTCTGCATTGTTTGCCTAAGAGTATACAAAATACACTTCCCGTTTAGCCAAGGATTTTAGTGAGGGGTTTTCCAGCGTTTGTGGaagtgtgggatttttttactgGAACAGGAGACTTAATTTGAATCAAAGCAACGCTCATCACACGAACTCCTGCGGATAGTTTTCTATTCGGAAGAGTTAGATTCAGTTTCAACTTCTGCTGATCAAGGAAACGCTTGAACTCGCTGAGCCTGGGCTGCCTCTTGAGGTCTCCGAAGTCCAGCCGTGGTGGTCTGATGCAGTTGTGCAGCTCTGGCCACGACACAGTCCCGTTGCAGCCCACCtaccttccctcttcttcctccccgAGTCCACACGCCAGCCCCTCGCCCCGCGCCTTTCTGCCTCCCCGCTCCGTGGGGAGGGCAGCGGGACGGCGGCTCCGCGGAGCCGGCGGGCGGAGGGGACGAGGGGGACCACGGGGCTGACCCGCTGGCTCCGGCGCCCCGGAGCCGCTCCGGTCCCGCCCCGCGCTCTGGCCGGGCAGGTGCGGCGGCGGAGCGGATCCGGGCTTGCCCCGGCGGCCAGCTCACGGCCGGGATCCGGGCTTGTCCCGGCGGCCAGCTCACGGCCGGGGAAACCGCCTCGCCCCACggagccgcggcggggccggggcaggaggCTGCCCGGCCGGGGGGTGCGCTGGGGAGCGCGGCCCTCGCTGTCGGCGGGTGCCGGCGGAGGGGCGGCAGAGGCCGGGGTGGCGGCTCCCGGGCCAGCCTGCCGCCGTGCAGGTAGGTGCCGCAGACAGAAGACTCCAGATGCCTGGACGCTGCTGACGAGCGGGAGAGGGAGCACCTCAGACCGAGTCAGCCGTGCACTGGGAAGTTTCCGTCATCCCTTCGCACATGCCTTTCCAGGGTGTTGTTATATACCGCGGTTATCTAGAAAGGCAGAGTCACGAGTACGCTCACCTGATTTTTGAAACACTTTGCTTGGGGCAAGATGAGAGCAACATCTGGCACACTCCAGTTCATTCCTTCCTCACGAGTATCTCTCACTGGGAAGAGGACCCCCACGCCCCAGGGCGCCGGTCTCCTGGTGCATCTCCCTTGGTTCCGCTGAGTTTGCATTGCGAGAACTGAAACGGTCTGTCTGGTGCTGGCTTCCAGCACCCCCTGCGAAGCCGGACCTCTGTATTTCTGAAGCGTCACGGAGCAAAGATGTTAAGAGACTGTaacacaaccaccaccacaacaaaaccaccaaaagaaacaaagaaaaaaacccaaaaggtaGGCAGGCTGAGGTTTTGCTGCTGGCCAGCCGGGAGAATGCTGTTAGAGACCTTGATCCGGCACTGGTTTAGCTTCATAAGCGGGGAAGTCAGTGCACGAACGCATATAAAGGTTTGCGGACTGGGGGTAAAAGGACCACGGCAGGTCCTCCCTGGCGTCCTcagccccaggcactgcagggagCCTGTCTCTGCCCCAGCGTGACACCGCTTCTTTGTTCACAGGCACAGAAGGGCGCTCCAACCTTCACCTTCCAAACCCATTTGAACCGTGATTTATTGGAATCGATCAAgtaaatcaaatacattttattagaTGAAAAATGCACCTAAGCTGAGTCATAAATATTAATGATGCCTGGTTTGTCACCTCCTTACTTATGTGAAGAAGGCTGGCATTCATTACAGTTAGTCATTATAATTCACGTTGTCCAAATATGGGGTTATTTTTGGAACTTTGGTATTTGATGGATTTGCATGGATTTTGAAATTGGTTGAGTTCTAGCTCCCACTCCCCTGCTTCCACCCACCTAAAGGTAAGATGCCTGTAATGAGAAATTATGCTACAGAGCGTGTAAACATAATTATACATCGGCAGTTATAAAGTCTGTCCCCCGTAAAACAGACTGAGAGGTTTAACAGATTTTGCAAGTTATGCCAAGACTCGGAATCCACACCTAAAAGCAGTCGTTATAATTAACAAAATACCAAGGGGGTTGTTTGAGATAATTTTCAATAATCCTCTTATTTTTACCCTAGTATGGGTTGCCCCCAATTCACGCTAGAATGATTAAGAAGTGCTTGGGatgtgggggtgggggtaagTGTCAAAGAAAAATCGCCCGGCCACGCCAAGGTCCACCCACTTCCCCCGCGCCGCTCTATAAAGGCGGCGGTGGAGCGCAGCTCGGCGGTGGTTACTCCAGGCACACAAAGGAGTTCTCGCTCCTCAGGAAACCCTGCAACTTCGGATCGCTACTACAAGAACATTTGTCTCTGTGGATTATCCTTACTGTCAGGTAAGAActacttttttcctgcctcggcggcaacaacaacaacaaaaaaaagagatgcaggggaggtggagaggaaatgaaaatttactAAATCTGGACTGTTTTGAAGAGCTTGGAGTTATGCTGCAGAGTCTTGCACTGGCTTTTGGCATCAGCTGCAGTTTACAACATAAGATCCAGAACTAGCTGGTTTTGCGTATGAAGTGGGAAGATGAGCTATTAGGGGATCAACTTCCAGGCAGCAAAAACACTTGCTGGAGTTTGGAAACGATGCGTCTGATAGCCAGCTCTCCCTAATCTCATGGGTTTGCTAAATCCTAGTGCGAGCCGCTGGGGGTATTCTGGAaatcctgctgctttccagccgCCTCTGCAAGTAAAGCTCTCGACAAACGTAAACTTTGGAGGCTCTGTTATTTACTCTGCGATAAGTTGCTGGGCAAATACTAGCTTCTGGTTCATATCGCACACAAAGTCCCCGGTAGCCTGGGGGCTCTCCGAGGGAAGGAGCTCTCTGCAATCACCAAAAATGAAGGACAGTCCTTAGTTGACTTTTATTAGCAACCCTGCTTACagttcttctctttccctccacCAGGAGCCCAGCCAGAATGAAACTAGTTCACGTAGCCCTGCTCTACCTCGGCTCCGTGACCTTCTTCGGGGTGGATGCTGCACGGGTGGATGTAGCGACAGAGTTCAAAAGAAAGTGAGTACGGGAGCGCCCTCCTgccagcgcccccccccccccgcggcccccccccccccccccccgggctccGGCCGTGATCGGAGGGACTGGACCTCCTGCGGGAATTGCACAGCTCCTTAAAGGCCTCATgtccccccgcgcccccccaccccccaaaaaaaaaaccccaaacaccccaaaacccaaaaaaaccaaacaacaaaccaccaccaaaaaatcTCGGCGCTGGCAAAGATTATCGCCCCTCCAATGTATTTGGTTTGGCTCCCGCCCCGCAGGCTTGCGCTAACAGGCTGTCCTCTTCCCTTATGCTTCTTTCAGATGGACGAAATGGGCATTGAGCCGAGCCAAGCGGGACGTGAAGCCTTCGGGCGCGCTCcgagggctgggggcagccgcCAACGTGCAGCTGCTTATACGGACCCAGGACGTGAAGGAGGATCCCCGAGTCTCGCATCCCAGGTAATTTTCCGCCCCTTCTGGGCTCGGGTACTTGCTCGAGGCAGTGGAAACTTTTCAGGGTCCCCACGTTTCCGGGTGTTTAGGCTTATTCTCGCAATAGATCTCCCGAGCCCCGGGACAGGTCCTGCCCGGGCTGCACATCGCGCTGAAAGCAGCCTCCCGTCTCCCTTTCCCCGCGCTCTTCAGCAGGCGGGAGATAGCAGCGCCTGTACTGTTAAAAGTCAAATATAAATAGTAACTTGAGCTCTGGATCCATAGATAAAGTAACAGCCGTGAAACGGCGGGGCCTCTCCTCCCACCGGCAGCAAACTCTGCTCTGCGAGCGTATCCGTCCCTCTCCCGCCGCTCGGCGGAGGGCAGAGccggggggtgctgggggtggcgGTGCTGGGGGTTTTGCATCGTAGGGACGGGCCCGCCTCCAGCCCGtgggctgcctgccctccccgccccagACCCACCGGGTCCCCTCCTCCGGGTCCCCCCTGCGCTGTTCTCATGCCCGCTCTCTCTTCCTGCCTCGCAGCAGCCGGGAGGATGCTCACATCCGCGTCAAGCGCTACCGCCAGAGCATTAACAGCTTCCCCCACTTCCAAGCCATCCGCACGGGGTGCCGGTTCGGGACGTGCACGGTGCAGAAGCTGGCCCACGACATCTTCCAGCTGACGGACAAGGATAAGGACGACGCCGCCCCCGCCAGCAAAATCAGCCCCCAGGGCTACGGCCGCAGGCGGCGC from Falco rusticolus isolate bFalRus1 chromosome 10, bFalRus1.pri, whole genome shotgun sequence encodes the following:
- the ADM gene encoding pro-adrenomedullin; protein product: MIKKCLGCGGGGKCQRKIARPRQGPPTSPAPLYKGGGGAQLGGGYSRHTKEFSLLRKPCNFGSLLQEHLSLWIILTVRSPARMKLVHVALLYLGSVTFFGVDAARVDVATEFKRKWTKWALSRAKRDVKPSGALRGLGAAANVQLLIRTQDVKEDPRVSHPSSREDAHIRVKRYRQSINSFPHFQAIRTGCRFGTCTVQKLAHDIFQLTDKDKDDAAPASKISPQGYGRRRRSLPEPRSPARFPWAGRRSRTRRPFAPVLGV